One window of the Diospyros lotus cultivar Yz01 chromosome 12, ASM1463336v1, whole genome shotgun sequence genome contains the following:
- the LOC127787680 gene encoding uncharacterized protein LOC127787680 gives METVTELVAALDQATQMAKQLPATTDPSHLLQIYAALHSAHHRLSSFLSHPHPPPAPAVAENSLASAAGDGEPMQLADDDNREEAEAETATVDSVQERMRDCFIQNKRPKRPLSPSSAAAAELRRRPPPYDDGFLSYGFDPLGTKLRSLDLIYQFHC, from the coding sequence ATGGAGACGGTGACGGAGTTGGTGGCGGCGCTAGACCAAGCCACCCAAATGGCCAAGCAGCTCCCAGCCACCACCGACCCATCCCACCTCCTCCAAATCTATGCCGCCCTCCACTCCGCCCATCACCGCCTCTCTTCCTTCCTGTCCCACCCCCACCCGCCGCCGGCACCCGCCGTGGCCGAGAACTCCCTCGCCTCCGCGGCGGGCGACGGCGAGCCGATGCAACTCGCGGACGACGATAACCGCGAGGAAGCGGAGGCCGAAACCGCCACAGTCGACAGCGTTCAGGAGCGGATGAGAGATTGCTTCATCCAGAACAAGCGCCCCAAGCGTCCGCTCTCCCCgtcctccgccgccgccgcagAGCTCCGGCGTCGGCCCCCGCCATATGACGACGGGTTCCTTTCGTACGGGTTTGATCCTCTGGGCACAAAGTTAAGGTCTCTGGACCTTATTTATCAATTCCATTGCTGA
- the LOC127787679 gene encoding ribosomal RNA small subunit methyltransferase, chloroplastic isoform X2 produces the protein MHSLLQPLPPNISLSLPRTGARPALPAHGGNGRAVLGVAKARTKNEDDYHSTLKALNSGGRFPRKSLGQHYMLNSSINEQLAGAADVKEGDVVVEIGPGTGSLTNVLVNAGATVLAIEKVVQEDFTKCHMRSHLIELLGCKKSLDGESQCAKVVSNIPFNISTDVVKLLLPMSDIFSEVVLLLQEETAARWVELGLRTSEYRPINIFINFYSDPEYKFKVPRSNFFPQPNVDAAVVAFRLKRAADYPQVSSIKSFFSMVNSAFNGKRKMLRRSLQHICPAPEIEAALTNAGLPVTSRPEELTLEDFVRLHNLIARL, from the exons ATGCATTCGCTTCTGCAACCTCTCCCGCCaaatatttctctctctcttccaagaACCGGAGCTCGGCCGGCACTTCCGGCGCACGGTGGCAATGGCAGAGCCGTGCTTGGAGTCGCGAAAGCCAGAACGAAGAACGAAGATGATTACCATTCCACTCTCAAAGCTCTCAACTCCGGGGGCCGTTTCCCTCGAAAATCCCTTGGCCAG CATTACATGCTGAATTCTTCCATCAACGAGCAGCTTGCAGGCGCGGCCGATGTGAAGGAAGGTGATGTGGTTGTGGAGATTGGACCAGGGACTGGGTCTTTGACTAATGTTCTCGTGAATGCCGGTGCCACTGTCCTCGCCATTGAAAAG GTTGTGCAAGAAGATTTCACAAAATGCCACATGCGTTCCCATTTAATCGAATTGTTGGGATGTAAAAAGTCATTGGACGGAGAATCACAATGTGCCAAA GTGGTATCCAATATACCTTTCAACATAAGTACAGATGTAGTTAAACTGCTTCTTCCAATGAGTGACATTTTCTCAGAAGTTGTTCTCCTGCTCCAG GAAGAAACAGCAGCACGCTGGGTGGAATTGGGTTTGAGGACATCTGAATATCGACCAATCAACatcttcataaatttttattcaG ATCCTGAATACAAATTTAAGGTCCCCAGGTCGAATTTCTTTCCTCAACCCAAT GTTGATGCAGCGGTTGTGGCATTTAGGCTAAAGCGAGCAGCAGACTATCCCCAAGTTTCCTCCATTAAAAGCTTCTTCTCAATG GTCAATTCTGCATTCAATGGAAAACGGAAGATGCTGCGCAGATCACTTCAGCATATCTGCCCAGCCCCAGAGATCGAAGCAGCCCTAACAAATGCTGGTCTTCCAGTTACA TCAAGACCAGAAGAACTCACATTGGAGGACTTTGTGAGACTGCACAACTTAATTGCAAGGCTGTAG
- the LOC127787679 gene encoding ribosomal RNA small subunit methyltransferase, chloroplastic isoform X1: protein MHSLLQPLPPNISLSLPRTGARPALPAHGGNGRAVLGVAKARTKNEDDYHSTLKALNSGGRFPRKSLGQHYMLNSSINEQLAGAADVKEGDVVVEIGPGTGSLTNVLVNAGATVLAIEKDPHMAAIVRERFAGTHRVKVVQEDFTKCHMRSHLIELLGCKKSLDGESQCAKVVSNIPFNISTDVVKLLLPMSDIFSEVVLLLQEETAARWVELGLRTSEYRPINIFINFYSDPEYKFKVPRSNFFPQPNVDAAVVAFRLKRAADYPQVSSIKSFFSMVNSAFNGKRKMLRRSLQHICPAPEIEAALTNAGLPVTSRPEELTLEDFVRLHNLIARL, encoded by the exons ATGCATTCGCTTCTGCAACCTCTCCCGCCaaatatttctctctctcttccaagaACCGGAGCTCGGCCGGCACTTCCGGCGCACGGTGGCAATGGCAGAGCCGTGCTTGGAGTCGCGAAAGCCAGAACGAAGAACGAAGATGATTACCATTCCACTCTCAAAGCTCTCAACTCCGGGGGCCGTTTCCCTCGAAAATCCCTTGGCCAG CATTACATGCTGAATTCTTCCATCAACGAGCAGCTTGCAGGCGCGGCCGATGTGAAGGAAGGTGATGTGGTTGTGGAGATTGGACCAGGGACTGGGTCTTTGACTAATGTTCTCGTGAATGCCGGTGCCACTGTCCTCGCCATTGAAAAG GATCCACACATGGCTGCAATTGTGAGAGAACGATTCGCGGGTACTCACAGAGTGAAG GTTGTGCAAGAAGATTTCACAAAATGCCACATGCGTTCCCATTTAATCGAATTGTTGGGATGTAAAAAGTCATTGGACGGAGAATCACAATGTGCCAAA GTGGTATCCAATATACCTTTCAACATAAGTACAGATGTAGTTAAACTGCTTCTTCCAATGAGTGACATTTTCTCAGAAGTTGTTCTCCTGCTCCAG GAAGAAACAGCAGCACGCTGGGTGGAATTGGGTTTGAGGACATCTGAATATCGACCAATCAACatcttcataaatttttattcaG ATCCTGAATACAAATTTAAGGTCCCCAGGTCGAATTTCTTTCCTCAACCCAAT GTTGATGCAGCGGTTGTGGCATTTAGGCTAAAGCGAGCAGCAGACTATCCCCAAGTTTCCTCCATTAAAAGCTTCTTCTCAATG GTCAATTCTGCATTCAATGGAAAACGGAAGATGCTGCGCAGATCACTTCAGCATATCTGCCCAGCCCCAGAGATCGAAGCAGCCCTAACAAATGCTGGTCTTCCAGTTACA TCAAGACCAGAAGAACTCACATTGGAGGACTTTGTGAGACTGCACAACTTAATTGCAAGGCTGTAG